The Vulpes vulpes isolate BD-2025 chromosome 8, VulVul3, whole genome shotgun sequence genome has a window encoding:
- the IVL gene encoding involucrin codes for MSQQHTLPVTLPPALSQEPLKPVSPPIDTQQEQVKQPTSLPVLCQKMPSPLPGKVPLGHGEKHTSLVKGAPEQQCEPQEQEQQQKQQESQEQKLHLEQCLEQHQEQQESQDQKLHLEQCLEQQQEQQESQEKELHLEQEQQKEELQQQEQQQKKEQCEKHQEAKNLEQQLEQIGAQRKQQQKEQLEQEKKLVDQHLDQEPAQRNEQLEKKEEQVLEQQGQQEGQLERPAFVPALGQVQEPLKGEVLPLTEQQHQKQGVHDPPEHQ; via the coding sequence ATGTCCCAGCAACACACTCTGCCAGtgaccctgccccctgccctcagtCAGGAGCCCCTCAAGCCTGTGTCTCCTCCCATCGATACTCAACAAGAACAGGTGAAACAGCCGACTTCACTACCTGTCCTGTGCCAAAAGATGCCCTCTCCACTACCAGGGAAGGTTCCCTTGGGGCATGGGGAGAAACATACAAGTCTTGTGAAGGGGGCACCCGAGCAACAGTGTGAGCCACAGGAGCAGGAACAGCAGCAGAAACAACAAGAGTCACAGGAGCAGAAACTGCACCTGGAACAGTGTCTGGAACAGCATCAGGAACAACAAGAGTCACAGGACCAGAAACTGCACCTGGAACAGTGTCTGGAACAGCAGCAGGAGCAACAAGAGTCACAGGAGAAGGAACTTCATCTGGAACAGGAACAACAGAAGGAGGAGCTacagcagcaggaacagcagcagAAAAAGGAACAGTGTGAGAAACATCAGGAAGCAAAAAATCTGGAGCAGCAGCTAGAGCAGATAGGAGCACAAAGGAAGCAGCAGCAAAAGGAACAGCTGGAACAGGAAAAGAAGCTCGTGGACCAGCACCTGGATCAAGAGCCAGCACAGAGAAATGAAcaactggaaaagaaagaagagcaggtgctggagcagcaggggcagcaggaggggcagctggagcggcctgcctttgtcccagctCTGGGTCAGGTCCAAGAGCCCCTGAAGGGAGAAGTCCTGCCCCTCACAGAGCAGCAGCACCAGAAGCAGGGGGTTCATGACCCTCCAGAACACCAGTGA